One stretch of Equus przewalskii isolate Varuska chromosome 9, EquPr2, whole genome shotgun sequence DNA includes these proteins:
- the ZNF260 gene encoding zinc finger protein 260, with protein sequence MIRMLESLQPESDLLQHDQIHAREKPFECKECGKMFSLKQNLIEHKKMHTGEKSHECTECGKVFSRVSSLTLHLRSHTEKKPYKCNKCGKAFSQKGNFLSHQKHHIGEKPYECGKASIQIPSLIKHQRNHTGNKPYACKECGKAFNGKSYLTEHEKIHTGEKPFECNQCGRAFSQKQYLIKHQNIHSGKKPFKCNECGKAFSQKENLIIHQRIHTGEKPYECKGCGKAFIQKSSLIRHQRSHTGEKPYICKECGKAFSGKSNLTEHEKIHIGEKPYKCNECGTIFRQKQYLIKHHNIHTGEKPYECNKCGKAFSRITSLIVHVRIHTGDKPYECKICGKAFCQSSSLTVHMRSHTGEKPYGCNECGKAFSQFSTLALHMRIHTGEKPYQCSECGKAFSQKSHHIRHQRIHTH encoded by the coding sequence atgATAAGAATGTTGGAAAGCCTTCAGCCTGAATCAGATCTCCTTCAGCATGATCAAATTCATGCTAGAGAGAAACCttttgaatgtaaggaatgtggaaaaaTGTTTAGCCTGAAGCAAAACCTCATAGAGCATAAGAAAATGCATACTGGAGAGAAATCACATGAATGTACTGAATGTGGTAAAGTATTCTCTCGAGTCTCCTCCCTTACTCTACATTTGAGAAGTCAtacagaaaagaaaccatataaatgtaataaatgtggaaaagccttcagccAGAAGGGAAACTtcctttctcatcagaaacatcatattggagagaaaccttatgaatgtgggaaagcttctATTCAGATCCCAAGCCTCATTAAACACCAGAGAAATCATACTGGAAACAAACCATATgcatgtaaggaatgtgggaaagccttcaatGGCAAATCATATCTCACTGAGCATGAAAAaattcatacaggagagaaaccattTGAATGTAATCAGTGTGGAAGAGCCTTCAGCCAGAAGCAATACCTTATTAAGCATCAGAATATCCATAGTGGAAAGAAACCCTTTAAATGTAATGAGTGTGGAAAAGCCTTTAGCCAGAAGGAAAACCTCATTATCCATCAAAGAAtacatactggagagaaaccttatgaatgtaaagGATGTGGAAAAGCTTTCATTCAGAAGTCAAGCCTCATTAGACACCAGAGAagtcatacaggagagaaaccctatatatgtaaagaatgtggaaaagccttcagtgGCAAATCAAATCTCACTGAGCATGAGAAAATTCATattggagagaaaccctataaatgtaatgaatgtggaacAATCTTTAGGCAGAAGCAATACCTCATTAAACATCACAACATtcatacaggagaaaaaccctatgaGTGTAATAAATGTGGAAAAGCATTCTCTCGAATTACATCACTTATTGTACATGTGAGAATTCATACAGGTGATAAGccttatgaatgtaaaatatgtgggaaagccttctgtCAAAGCTCATCTCTTACTGTGCATATGAGAAGCCATACAGGGGAGAAGCCCTATGgttgtaatgaatgtgggaaagctttctcTCAGTTCTCAACTCTTGCTCTACATATGCGAATCCATACAGGAGAAAAACCTTATCAATGTAGTGAATGTGGGAAGGCTTTTAGCCAGAAGTCACATCACATCAGACACCAGAGAATTCATACTCATTAA